A section of the Enterococcus montenegrensis genome encodes:
- a CDS encoding zinc metallopeptidase: MYGMGYGFMPFFDPTMILVIIGLVLSGIASAYVNSTFRKYDEVKSRNNVTGTQAAQYILNDQDINDVGVQKIAGNLTDNYNSQTKMLSLSEATAQSTSVAAIAVAAHECGHAVQDAKSYVPLRLRAAIVPVANFGSTLAFPIILIGFFLSAPKLVTIGLWAFSLALLFQLVTLPVEFNASARALKILSNGNLLTEEELPMARKVLFAAALTYVAAAVATFLQLLRLILIFGGNRRD; encoded by the coding sequence ATGTATGGAATGGGTTATGGCTTTATGCCGTTTTTTGATCCAACAATGATTTTAGTGATTATCGGGTTGGTGTTATCAGGGATTGCATCAGCTTATGTAAATAGTACCTTTAGAAAGTACGATGAAGTGAAAAGCCGCAATAATGTTACAGGGACACAAGCTGCCCAGTATATTTTGAATGATCAAGACATTAACGACGTCGGGGTGCAAAAAATTGCCGGAAATTTGACCGATAATTATAATTCTCAAACAAAAATGTTAAGTCTATCAGAAGCAACGGCGCAATCTACCTCGGTAGCCGCGATTGCTGTAGCCGCCCATGAATGTGGGCATGCGGTTCAAGATGCAAAAAGTTATGTACCGTTGCGTTTGCGCGCTGCCATTGTACCAGTAGCAAATTTTGGTTCAACTTTGGCATTTCCGATTATTTTAATTGGCTTTTTCTTAAGTGCGCCAAAACTGGTTACGATTGGACTTTGGGCTTTTTCATTGGCACTACTTTTCCAATTGGTAACATTACCAGTAGAATTCAATGCTTCAGCTCGAGCATTGAAGATTTTAAGTAACGGGAATTTGTTAACAGAAGAAGAGCTGCCGATGGCGCGGAAAGTTTTATTTGCCGCTGCTTTAACGTATGTTGCTGCCGCTGTAGCAACGTTCTTGCAACTCTTGCGCTTGATTTTAATTTTTGGTGGTAATCGGCGGGATTAA
- a CDS encoding zinc ribbon domain-containing protein YjdM: MSQLPKCPECGSEYTYEDRGLFVCPECGHEWSAAKETQSPAEGVVAKDANGNLLQDGDSVTVIKDLKVKGASNPIKQGTKVKNIRLVEGDHNIDCKVDGFGPMKLKSEFVKKL, encoded by the coding sequence ATGTCACAATTACCGAAATGTCCAGAATGCGGGTCTGAGTATACCTATGAAGATCGCGGCCTATTTGTTTGTCCTGAATGTGGTCATGAATGGAGTGCAGCAAAAGAAACACAGTCACCAGCAGAGGGCGTAGTTGCAAAAGATGCAAACGGCAATTTATTACAAGATGGCGACAGTGTCACTGTTATTAAAGATTTAAAAGTTAAAGGGGCTTCAAATCCCATTAAACAAGGTACAAAAGTAAAAAATATCCGCTTAGTTGAAGGGGATCATAATATTGACTGTAAAGTGGATGGTTTTGGTCCAATGAAATTAAAGTCAGAATTCGTCAAAAAATTATAA
- a CDS encoding MerR family transcriptional regulator, whose translation MMYSIKEVAELFGLSVYTLRYYDKAGLLPFVSKNEAGYRVFTESDLGFIQTICCLKDTGMPVKTIKVYIDYCMEGTKSIPKRRALLAQHRQNVLAEIESLQQNLKEVDEKLATYTSPEAVKVVAAMRQFSSAEKERYGLYNPYR comes from the coding sequence ATAATGTATTCCATTAAAGAAGTCGCAGAACTATTTGGTTTATCTGTTTATACCTTGCGTTATTATGACAAAGCAGGCTTGTTACCTTTTGTTTCAAAAAATGAAGCGGGGTACCGTGTGTTTACCGAATCGGATTTAGGTTTTATTCAAACTATTTGTTGTTTAAAAGATACTGGTATGCCAGTTAAAACGATTAAAGTCTATATTGATTATTGTATGGAAGGGACAAAAAGTATTCCCAAACGACGCGCCCTTTTAGCACAACATCGGCAAAATGTTTTAGCTGAAATTGAAAGTTTGCAGCAAAATCTAAAAGAAGTAGATGAAAAATTGGCTACTTACACGAGCCCTGAGGCAGTTAAAGTAGTTGCTGCTATGCGGCAATTTTCCAGTGCTGAAAAAGAACGCTATGGTTTATATAATCCATACCGCTAA
- a CDS encoding SDR family oxidoreductase, which yields MSKKILVTGGTGFLASHIIFQLLQQGFAVKTTIRQNNSQAAILATIKANGIYDASQLSFAVADLNQDAHWEEVMADCDGVISVASPVFFGKVSNEQEVMKPARDGILRILKAASKTGVKRVVMTSNFGAVGFSNLDKNSWSTEENWTDENQAGLSLYEKSKLLAEKAAWQFMKRENPNFDLVVINPVAIFGPSLNGHVSGSFDLLKMLLAGSTKRYPNLPLNVVDVRDVAAIHILAMLTPEAGGQRFIASANGIITMAEIAALIKKERPALAAKVPQKQIPNFLIKLASHFNTTAQEGALFLQMNRNVKNDKAKKQLGWQPLADSKTAVLEAVDSLVAQKHIE from the coding sequence ATGTCAAAAAAGATTCTCGTTACAGGGGGAACTGGCTTTTTAGCCTCTCACATTATTTTTCAACTATTGCAACAAGGTTTTGCCGTCAAAACGACAATCCGTCAAAATAACAGCCAAGCGGCTATTCTTGCTACTATAAAAGCAAACGGTATTTACGATGCCTCACAACTGTCCTTTGCAGTAGCAGACTTAAATCAAGATGCCCATTGGGAAGAGGTTATGGCAGATTGCGATGGTGTGATTAGTGTCGCATCACCTGTCTTTTTTGGTAAAGTTTCCAACGAACAAGAAGTGATGAAACCAGCCCGTGATGGCATATTGCGGATTTTAAAAGCCGCCAGCAAAACCGGAGTCAAACGCGTTGTTATGACCTCAAATTTTGGTGCAGTGGGTTTTAGTAATTTGGATAAAAATAGTTGGAGCACCGAAGAAAATTGGACTGACGAAAATCAAGCCGGTCTCTCTTTATATGAAAAATCAAAATTATTAGCTGAAAAAGCTGCTTGGCAGTTTATGAAACGTGAAAACCCCAATTTTGATTTAGTTGTCATTAATCCGGTCGCTATTTTTGGTCCATCATTAAACGGCCATGTCTCCGGTAGTTTCGACTTATTAAAAATGTTATTGGCTGGGTCTACAAAACGCTATCCTAATTTACCTTTAAATGTTGTTGATGTTCGCGATGTTGCAGCAATTCACATTCTGGCAATGCTAACACCAGAAGCTGGCGGACAACGTTTTATTGCATCTGCAAATGGGATAATCACTATGGCTGAAATAGCTGCACTAATAAAAAAGGAACGGCCTGCATTAGCAGCAAAAGTCCCACAAAAGCAAATTCCAAATTTTTTAATCAAGTTAGCGTCTCACTTTAACACAACCGCCCAAGAAGGGGCTTTGTTCTTACAGATGAATCGCAATGTAAAAAATGATAAAGCAAAAAAACAATTAGGTTGGCAACCACTGGCAGATAGCAAAACTGCGGTCTTAGAGGCTGTTGATAGTTTGGTAGCACAAAAACACATCGAGTAG
- a CDS encoding Crp/Fnr family transcriptional regulator: protein MVFDHLCVTLVPLFNHLDKEDQARINQLLHHQVFQKGEQITTPTGEAQLVIVASGNLKVYQLSAAGREQLLRVVEPGGYEGENLLFGASNDNLFSEALQETEVCILKQADFKQLLIDYPKLSLKLLEINAKKMTKVEQQSQFLTMEKIEERLAVYLLDLSIAENSDEVTIPMKMKELAAFLGTTPETLSRKMKLLEKRQLILRKGYQIKLLNKDGLEDL, encoded by the coding sequence GTGGTTTTTGATCACTTATGTGTTACACTGGTGCCTTTATTTAATCATTTAGATAAAGAAGATCAGGCTAGAATTAATCAACTCCTGCATCATCAAGTTTTTCAAAAAGGCGAACAAATCACAACGCCGACTGGTGAAGCGCAACTGGTGATTGTTGCCAGTGGTAATTTAAAAGTTTATCAACTATCAGCAGCTGGAAGAGAACAATTATTGCGCGTGGTAGAACCTGGGGGCTATGAAGGTGAGAACTTGCTTTTTGGAGCTAGCAATGACAACTTGTTTAGCGAAGCACTGCAAGAAACAGAAGTTTGCATCTTGAAACAAGCCGATTTTAAACAGTTACTGATAGATTATCCAAAGCTCAGCTTGAAACTTTTAGAAATTAATGCCAAGAAAATGACAAAAGTAGAACAGCAAAGTCAATTTTTAACGATGGAGAAAATTGAAGAACGCTTGGCTGTCTACTTGTTGGATTTGAGCATTGCCGAAAATAGTGATGAGGTTACAATTCCTATGAAAATGAAAGAATTGGCGGCTTTTTTGGGAACTACGCCAGAAACTCTTTCCCGCAAAATGAAGTTGCTTGAAAAAAGACAGCTGATTTTGCGAAAAGGCTATCAGATTAAGCTTTTGAATAAAGACGGATTAGAAGACTTATAA
- a CDS encoding ferritin-like domain-containing protein, protein MNAAEKYQAELIQSEKDHHTPTAGAMSGHILANLFIQRNKLRQINYYLKGPGKAFSVEIAAIIKKEDELFDRLNQLLLDEGQVIPTTTAEFTQYTMLEESGQLKYEEIDSILFSAVQDFNTQNLFVVRGIKLAEKEEKFALMQFLQDLYGWLKGQSRLFQSFIGHDALEGLLLEDDDDDD, encoded by the coding sequence ATGAATGCAGCAGAAAAATATCAAGCAGAATTAATTCAAAGTGAAAAAGACCACCATACACCAACAGCGGGGGCCATGAGTGGACACATCTTAGCTAACTTGTTTATCCAACGTAATAAATTACGTCAAATAAATTACTATTTAAAAGGGCCTGGCAAAGCTTTTAGTGTTGAAATTGCCGCTATTATCAAAAAAGAAGACGAATTATTTGACCGTTTAAATCAATTGTTGTTAGATGAAGGTCAAGTCATTCCCACGACAACAGCCGAATTTACGCAATATACGATGTTAGAAGAAAGCGGACAATTAAAATATGAAGAAATAGATTCCATTTTATTTTCCGCAGTGCAAGATTTTAATACGCAAAATTTATTTGTGGTACGTGGGATAAAATTGGCTGAAAAAGAAGAAAAATTTGCTTTAATGCAATTTTTGCAAGATTTATACGGTTGGTTAAAAGGACAGAGTCGTCTTTTTCAAAGTTTTATCGGTCATGACGCATTAGAAGGTTTACTGCTAGAAGATGACGATGACGACGACTAA
- a CDS encoding heavy-metal-associated domain-containing protein codes for MEKVIIQLGALTCPSCLQKIESAVSQKAGVKKVKVLFNASKVKAEIDPKAVSGKALADTIEKLGYEVQSIKVKED; via the coding sequence ATGGAAAAAGTAATTATTCAATTAGGGGCGCTAACTTGCCCATCTTGTCTACAAAAAATCGAAAGTGCGGTCAGTCAAAAGGCAGGAGTAAAAAAAGTAAAAGTTTTATTTAACGCCAGCAAAGTTAAAGCAGAAATTGATCCAAAAGCAGTAAGTGGCAAAGCACTAGCAGATACAATCGAAAAATTAGGCTATGAAGTGCAATCTATTAAAGTGAAGGAAGACTAA
- a CDS encoding heavy metal translocating P-type ATPase, with the protein MKYQQKVLQHKNQLAFLGGVLISLAFISKLAHFTTAYSLFMALAAIIGSLPIFILAYQALRVKVISIDLLVSIAVIGAFLIGEYNESAIVTFLFLFGSWLEQKTLAKTRLAIKTLTQMAPTTAFVIKNDEISEVDVDDVEIFDQLLVKTGGQVPVDGIITSGEGYLNEASVTGEAKFVHKEAGATVFAGTFLENGTLQIEAQKIGEDTTFGKIIELVEEAQDSKSKAERFIDRFAKFYTPFVLLLALVVGLISWNLSLAITILVLGCPGALVIGVPVSNVAGIGNGAKFGVLLKGGEVLDTFSKVDTFVFDKTGTLTAGKPTVSGIYNYYGDKAENLRLLASVERQSDHPLGQAVIQFAALASYLPVEKTVVLKGRGIKARINNHEVLVGNAQLLQEAGIRIDAAAKDQSYLQESGHSLVYLAQDGKLSQLLGIKDQVRPKAQKTLAQLTQMGVKNLVMLTGDNKKAAEIVGRQLGITEVHGELLPAEKADFITKLQKNGHKVAFVGDGVNDSPSIALADIGIAMGNGTDVAVETSDVVLMNSDFTKLVHAYALTKKTVWNMKENIAIAIGTVAFLLVGLIFGYIYMASGMLAHELSILVVIANGMRLLPFKVGKLDSYQVSNPTEVLQ; encoded by the coding sequence ATGAAATATCAACAAAAGGTTTTGCAGCATAAAAACCAACTCGCTTTTTTAGGGGGCGTTTTGATTAGTCTGGCTTTTATTAGTAAGCTCGCACATTTTACAACCGCTTATAGTCTTTTCATGGCACTAGCTGCGATTATAGGCAGTTTGCCAATTTTTATCCTTGCGTATCAAGCATTGCGGGTAAAAGTCATTAGCATCGATTTATTGGTGTCAATAGCAGTTATCGGTGCTTTTTTGATTGGAGAATATAATGAGTCGGCTATTGTGACGTTTTTATTCTTATTTGGCAGTTGGCTGGAACAAAAAACGTTGGCTAAGACCCGTTTGGCGATTAAAACACTCACGCAAATGGCACCTACGACAGCTTTTGTCATAAAAAATGATGAAATTAGCGAAGTGGATGTGGATGACGTTGAAATTTTTGATCAGTTATTGGTTAAAACAGGAGGTCAAGTACCTGTTGACGGCATTATCACCTCAGGAGAGGGCTATTTAAATGAAGCCAGTGTCACCGGCGAAGCTAAATTTGTGCACAAAGAAGCTGGAGCTACTGTTTTTGCCGGCACCTTTTTAGAAAATGGTACGTTGCAAATAGAAGCACAAAAAATTGGTGAAGATACGACCTTTGGCAAAATTATTGAATTAGTCGAAGAAGCCCAAGATTCCAAGTCAAAGGCCGAACGCTTTATTGATCGTTTTGCGAAGTTTTATACACCATTTGTTTTACTTTTGGCTCTAGTTGTAGGACTGATTAGCTGGAATTTATCCTTGGCTATTACCATTTTAGTACTCGGCTGCCCGGGAGCATTAGTCATTGGCGTACCTGTTTCCAATGTGGCTGGAATTGGCAATGGGGCCAAATTTGGGGTCTTGTTAAAAGGCGGCGAAGTTTTAGATACCTTTAGCAAAGTAGATACTTTTGTTTTTGATAAAACCGGCACGTTAACGGCAGGAAAACCCACAGTTAGTGGGATTTACAACTATTATGGTGATAAAGCAGAAAATTTGCGCCTATTAGCTAGCGTTGAAAGACAATCAGATCACCCGCTAGGACAAGCTGTTATTCAGTTTGCAGCTCTTGCAAGTTATTTACCGGTGGAAAAAACAGTTGTCTTAAAGGGTCGTGGTATTAAAGCTAGGATAAACAATCATGAGGTGTTAGTCGGCAACGCCCAACTACTACAAGAAGCAGGGATAAGGATTGATGCAGCCGCAAAAGATCAAAGTTATTTACAAGAAAGTGGTCATTCATTAGTTTATTTGGCACAAGATGGAAAGTTATCACAGCTGTTAGGTATTAAAGATCAAGTGCGTCCGAAAGCCCAAAAAACACTTGCACAGCTAACGCAAATGGGGGTAAAAAATTTAGTCATGTTGACCGGTGATAATAAAAAAGCGGCTGAGATTGTAGGAAGACAATTGGGAATCACTGAAGTTCACGGCGAGCTCTTACCAGCCGAAAAAGCAGATTTTATCACCAAATTGCAAAAAAATGGTCATAAGGTGGCGTTTGTTGGAGACGGGGTTAATGACAGTCCTTCTATCGCCCTAGCAGATATTGGAATTGCAATGGGGAATGGGACCGATGTTGCTGTTGAAACTTCGGATGTGGTTTTAATGAACTCTGATTTTACCAAACTAGTTCATGCGTATGCTTTAACGAAAAAAACAGTTTGGAATATGAAGGAAAATATTGCCATTGCGATTGGAACGGTAGCTTTTTTATTAGTCGGTTTAATCTTTGGGTACATTTACATGGCCAGTGGTATGTTGGCTCACGAATTAAGTATTTTAGTCGTGATTGCAAATGGTATGCGCCTATTACCATTTAAAGTAGGAAAACTTGATAGCTATCAAGTTTCTAATCCAACAGAAGTTTTACAATAA
- a CDS encoding HAD family hydrolase produces MLEAIIFDMDGVLIDSEYSYFEAKDSILKDEGITVPSSYHSKFMGTSYQYTWETMKKELALPQSPAYYSAEMVKRRQEIVKRDGTKPIKGAAAFVKGLKTAKVKLAVASSSPLSEIEKSLTEIGIYQDFEVITSGEEVEYSKPEPDVYLLAAKRLAVTPQNCVALEDSPNGSIAVKKAGMVGIGFANPDYPQLDLASDFIVTTFSDLDYEKCQKIYQKFHK; encoded by the coding sequence ATGTTAGAAGCAATTATTTTTGATATGGATGGCGTACTGATTGATTCAGAATATAGCTATTTTGAAGCCAAAGACAGTATTTTAAAAGATGAAGGAATCACTGTTCCCAGCAGCTATCACAGTAAATTCATGGGAACTTCTTACCAATACACTTGGGAAACTATGAAAAAGGAACTAGCACTGCCACAAAGCCCAGCTTATTATAGCGCTGAAATGGTGAAGCGCCGGCAAGAAATAGTAAAACGAGATGGTACTAAGCCAATTAAAGGAGCTGCGGCCTTCGTTAAAGGATTAAAAACGGCAAAAGTGAAGTTAGCAGTGGCATCTTCCTCACCGTTAAGTGAGATAGAAAAATCGTTGACAGAAATTGGGATTTATCAGGACTTTGAAGTAATTACAAGTGGCGAAGAAGTTGAATATTCTAAGCCCGAACCAGATGTTTACTTACTAGCAGCAAAACGCTTAGCCGTCACACCACAAAATTGTGTAGCGCTAGAAGACTCACCCAATGGCAGCATTGCCGTAAAAAAAGCTGGAATGGTGGGAATTGGGTTTGCCAATCCAGATTATCCCCAATTGGACTTAGCTTCTGATTTTATCGTCACGACATTTTCAGACTTGGATTATGAGAAGTGTCAAAAAATTTATCAAAAATTCCATAAATAA
- the dapF gene encoding diaminopimelate epimerase, whose protein sequence is MEIPFVKMQGAGNDFIIINNLALHLSKNELSQLAKGACRAHLSLGADALMAVDKAKAGGDFRMRFYNADGTEAEMCGNGARCIARYAYEENLAPAEMKIETMAGMVPAWHLNKTTYKVQLNDVTRFEEKNFAKKTVYYVELGNPAIPHLVMAVSNLAEKDLADLRPLAKQLRNWQELPKGANVNFYEIVEDVVIVRTYERGVEDFTLACGTGSASVAYVVKQRQNQFKNPVALRTLGGKLEVQVQAKQLFLTGGAAWIAKGELSEEALCSDKI, encoded by the coding sequence ATGGAAATTCCTTTTGTCAAAATGCAAGGAGCGGGCAATGATTTTATCATCATCAATAACCTTGCGCTACACTTAAGTAAAAACGAATTAAGCCAACTTGCTAAAGGCGCATGTCGTGCGCATCTTTCATTAGGAGCAGATGCGCTCATGGCAGTAGACAAAGCCAAAGCAGGGGGCGATTTTCGCATGCGTTTTTACAATGCTGATGGTACTGAAGCAGAAATGTGTGGCAATGGTGCCCGGTGTATTGCCCGATATGCTTATGAAGAAAATTTAGCTCCAGCAGAAATGAAAATTGAAACGATGGCCGGAATGGTACCCGCTTGGCACTTAAATAAAACGACCTATAAAGTGCAATTAAATGATGTAACGAGATTTGAAGAAAAAAACTTTGCTAAAAAGACGGTATATTATGTTGAATTAGGCAATCCTGCTATTCCTCATTTGGTGATGGCTGTTTCTAATTTAGCTGAAAAAGACTTAGCTGATTTGCGACCATTAGCCAAACAACTGCGTAACTGGCAAGAATTGCCCAAAGGTGCGAATGTTAATTTTTATGAGATTGTAGAAGATGTGGTAATTGTTCGTACTTATGAACGAGGGGTAGAGGATTTTACTTTAGCCTGCGGCACAGGTTCAGCTTCTGTAGCCTACGTTGTAAAACAGCGGCAAAATCAGTTTAAAAATCCGGTTGCATTAAGAACATTAGGTGGTAAGCTAGAAGTGCAGGTACAAGCCAAGCAACTTTTTCTAACCGGTGGTGCAGCTTGGATCGCAAAAGGAGAATTAAGTGAAGAAGCGCTTTGTTCGGATAAAATTTAA
- the lysA gene encoding diaminopimelate decarboxylase: protein MFLGTSKNGHLYWDGCDMVKLAEKYGTPLYVYSENLILKECQALKEQFLDKYPHTRVAYASKAFNTIAMLQLINQENLSLDVVSGGELYTAIAADFPAEKIEFNGNNKSVAELEMAIDYGVGRIIVDSLQEVDLIQSICRKLHKKAQIMFRITPEVNVKTHAFISTGQKDSKFGIPLAPEILYPQIEKVFASEELEFYGFHFHVGSQLSDNSAHIAACKVALNLMLEVKKRYDYQIKELNYGGGFGVCYTQKDVRKPYHYFLDPVMALTKEFCQENNLIVPEIVIEPGRSIVAEAGITLHTIGAIKELPGLRKYVSIDGGMTDNIRPGLYEAEYTGIVANKVDEKLSQKVTISGKACESTDLLVKDLSLPEVVAGDIFATFTTGAYGYSMASNYNKLPLPAVVFVKDGHEQVVVKRQTYAQMIQNEVKR from the coding sequence ATGTTTCTAGGTACAAGTAAAAATGGTCATCTTTATTGGGATGGCTGTGACATGGTTAAATTAGCTGAAAAGTATGGCACACCGTTATATGTTTATTCCGAAAATCTAATTCTAAAAGAATGCCAGGCCCTAAAAGAACAGTTTTTAGATAAATATCCCCATACGCGGGTAGCCTACGCGAGTAAAGCCTTCAATACGATTGCGATGTTGCAATTAATCAATCAAGAAAATTTGTCTTTAGATGTGGTTTCTGGGGGGGAATTATACACGGCAATCGCTGCTGATTTTCCAGCAGAAAAAATTGAATTTAACGGAAACAATAAGTCAGTGGCAGAATTAGAAATGGCGATTGATTATGGCGTGGGGCGAATTATTGTGGATAGTTTACAAGAAGTGGACTTGATTCAAAGTATTTGCCGCAAGCTGCATAAGAAAGCACAGATCATGTTTCGCATTACCCCAGAGGTCAATGTTAAGACCCACGCTTTTATTTCAACTGGGCAAAAAGATTCTAAATTTGGGATTCCCTTAGCACCAGAAATTTTATACCCACAAATTGAAAAAGTGTTCGCTTCAGAAGAGTTGGAATTTTACGGGTTTCATTTTCACGTGGGAAGTCAATTAAGTGATAATAGTGCTCATATCGCAGCTTGCAAAGTTGCCTTGAATTTAATGCTTGAAGTGAAAAAACGCTACGATTATCAAATTAAAGAGTTGAACTATGGCGGCGGGTTTGGCGTTTGTTATACCCAAAAAGATGTGCGCAAACCCTATCATTACTTTTTAGATCCAGTCATGGCATTGACCAAAGAATTTTGTCAGGAAAATAATTTAATCGTCCCAGAAATCGTAATTGAACCCGGTCGTAGCATTGTCGCCGAAGCGGGGATTACATTGCATACGATTGGCGCGATTAAAGAATTACCTGGTTTAAGAAAATATGTCAGTATCGATGGCGGTATGACCGACAATATCCGCCCAGGACTTTATGAAGCGGAGTATACGGGGATTGTAGCCAATAAAGTTGACGAAAAACTGAGCCAAAAAGTAACAATTTCTGGTAAAGCCTGTGAAAGTACAGATTTATTGGTGAAAGATTTATCCCTTCCAGAAGTTGTTGCAGGCGACATTTTTGCAACCTTTACAACCGGAGCTTACGGGTATTCAATGGCGAGTAATTACAATAAATTACCATTACCCGCAGTCGTTTTTGTTAAAGATGGCCACGAACAGGTGGTCGTAAAACGACAAACTTATGCTCAAATGATTCAAAATGAAGTGAAAAGATAA
- a CDS encoding M20 metallopeptidase family protein has product MEIRKEIIALLPEVTKFRQDLHQIPELGLQEFKTCQYLKGALASLGVREVHEVLDTGLVAVFRSGKPGKTLAFRTDIDALPITEESGVAFYSQHEGRMHACGHDGHMATMLGFAKYLSEHPDEIIGTIVLIFQPAEEGPGGAQLMIDAGVLEKFKVEQIVGLHVFPDFEEGVIACKKGGMMARNGEVNITVYGKSAHGAQPQQGADAILAASAIIQGLHSIVSRNLSPLDSAVLTFGEIHGGDAMNIIPGKVELHGTTRAFSDTVYDKLTNRVTTLANDIAQAYDCQAEVDFNHMYRVVDNDAQMVDALKVVAGDSYLESAPYLLAEDFSMFQQKIPGLFFFVGIRNEAKDAIYPLHSNKLRFDEKNLLGGIQCYVDLIRVLNEKGA; this is encoded by the coding sequence ATGGAAATCCGTAAAGAAATCATAGCGTTATTGCCAGAAGTAACGAAATTCCGTCAAGATCTACATCAAATCCCTGAATTGGGCTTACAGGAATTTAAAACCTGTCAATATTTAAAAGGGGCACTAGCTAGTCTTGGTGTGAGGGAAGTCCATGAAGTTTTAGATACGGGCTTAGTGGCTGTTTTTCGTAGCGGCAAGCCAGGAAAAACTTTAGCTTTTCGGACAGACATTGATGCATTGCCGATAACAGAAGAAAGCGGCGTCGCATTTTATTCCCAACACGAAGGACGAATGCATGCGTGTGGCCATGATGGTCATATGGCGACGATGTTAGGCTTTGCAAAGTATTTAAGTGAGCATCCAGATGAAATAATCGGAACGATCGTTTTGATTTTTCAACCGGCTGAAGAAGGCCCTGGTGGTGCGCAGCTGATGATTGACGCGGGTGTTTTGGAAAAATTTAAAGTGGAACAAATTGTAGGTTTACACGTTTTTCCAGATTTTGAAGAAGGCGTTATTGCGTGTAAAAAAGGTGGTATGATGGCCCGCAATGGTGAAGTTAATATCACAGTCTATGGTAAAAGTGCCCATGGTGCCCAACCGCAACAAGGAGCTGATGCAATTTTAGCAGCTTCGGCAATCATTCAAGGCCTGCATTCAATTGTTTCACGTAATTTAAGCCCACTTGATTCAGCTGTCTTAACGTTTGGCGAGATTCATGGTGGAGACGCAATGAATATTATTCCCGGAAAAGTAGAACTTCATGGTACAACCCGTGCATTTTCAGATACAGTCTATGACAAATTAACCAATCGGGTCACAACTTTAGCGAACGATATCGCACAAGCTTATGATTGCCAAGCTGAAGTTGATTTTAATCATATGTATCGCGTCGTAGATAATGACGCCCAAATGGTGGATGCTTTAAAAGTGGTGGCAGGAGATAGTTATCTTGAATCTGCACCTTATTTATTAGCAGAAGATTTCTCAATGTTCCAACAAAAAATTCCCGGTCTCTTTTTCTTTGTCGGTATTCGCAATGAAGCCAAAGATGCTATATATCCGCTGCATAGTAACAAATTGCGTTTTGATGAAAAGAATTTATTAGGCGGTATTCAATGTTACGTGGATTTAATCAGGGTTTTAAATGAAAAAGGGGCGTGA